A single region of the Sorghum bicolor cultivar BTx623 chromosome 7, Sorghum_bicolor_NCBIv3, whole genome shotgun sequence genome encodes:
- the LOC8070092 gene encoding uncharacterized protein LOC8070092 — protein MAVAEVAIEVPPQQQPAAAAAATREPAVVPRVLQYLYLASAWVACAGVAAATVARRALGDSSPVVWALLKVSIGALVFPALLILIFAVRVLRAMLAAGFRRSLRTHAREIQIQARKMFGALTWKALQDPIVLAWLASFLFILLLGASVLVFVGLLPMEESRRERIGYVLSDVGVLGAMSMYCFIIIPSFALKLWRGM, from the exons ATGGCCGTCGCCGAAGTGGCGATTGAGGTTCCCCCGCAGCagcagccggcggcggcggcggcggcgacgcgggaGCCGGCGGTGGTGCCGAGAGTGCTCCAGTACCTGTACCTCGCGAGTGCGTGGGTAGCCTGCGCGGGCGTGGCCGCCGCGACCGTCGCGCGCCGGGCCTTGGGCGACTCTTCCCCGGTGGTCTGGGCGCTCCTCAAGGTCTCGATCGGAGCCCTCGTCTTCCCCGCGctgctcatcctcatcttcgccgTGCGGGTCCTGCGCGCCATGCTTGCGGCGGGGTTCAGACGGTCGCTCCGCACCCACGCCAGGGAGATTCAGATCCAAGCCAGGAAG ATGTTTGGAGCGTTAACGTGGAAGGCACTTCAGGACCCTATCGTGCTTGCGTGGCTCGCATCTTTCCTTTTCATCCTCCTGCTTGGAGCAAGTGTTCTTGTGTTTGTGGGGCTTTTACCAATGGAGGAATCTCGCAGGGAAAGGATTGGTTATGTGCTCTCTGATGTGGGGGTATTGGGTGCCATGTCAATGTATTGCTTTATCATTATACCCAGTTTTGCGCTGAAGCTCTGGAGGGGCATGTAG